A region of uncultured Anaeromusa sp. DNA encodes the following proteins:
- the pstB gene encoding phosphate ABC transporter ATP-binding protein PstB, protein MSNKIQANKLKLYYGESLALKKVTLGVEKNSVLALIGPSGCGKSTFLRTLNRMNDLIENVRIEGEVLLDGNSIYHPDTDVVMLRKRVGMVFQRPNPFPMSIYDNVAYGPRIHGNNKKSVLDELVERSLRGSALWDEVKDRLHSSALGLSGGQQQRLCIARLLAVEPEVLLMDEPCSALDPISTMKIEELVSELKQRYTIIIVTHNMQQAARISDYTGFFLNGDLVEHDQTDVIFTRPQDQRTEDYITGRFG, encoded by the coding sequence ATGAGCAACAAGATTCAAGCTAACAAGCTAAAACTATATTACGGGGAGTCGCTAGCGCTGAAGAAGGTTACCTTAGGAGTTGAAAAAAACAGTGTCCTGGCTTTGATTGGTCCTTCCGGTTGCGGGAAGTCGACATTTTTGCGCACGCTGAATCGTATGAATGATCTGATTGAAAACGTACGTATTGAAGGGGAAGTGTTGCTTGACGGCAACTCCATCTATCATCCCGACACCGATGTGGTCATGCTGCGCAAACGCGTAGGCATGGTCTTCCAGCGTCCTAATCCGTTTCCTATGTCCATTTACGATAATGTGGCCTATGGACCTCGGATCCATGGAAATAACAAGAAAAGTGTGCTGGATGAGCTGGTGGAGCGCAGCTTGCGCGGTTCCGCTCTTTGGGATGAAGTGAAAGACCGCTTGCATTCTTCGGCGCTGGGCTTGTCAGGCGGTCAGCAGCAGCGTCTTTGCATTGCTCGCTTGCTGGCGGTAGAGCCTGAAGTATTGCTCATGGATGAGCCGTGCTCGGCGTTGGATCCGATTTCAACCATGAAGATTGAAGAGTTGGTATCAGAGCTGAAGCAACGCTATACCATCATCATTGTTACGCATAACATGCAACAGGCAGCTCGGATATCGGACTATACCGGGTTTTTCCTCAATGGAGACTTGGTGGAACATGATCAGACCGATGTGATTTTTACCCGTCCTCAGGATCAACGTACTGAAGACTATATTACAGGCAGATTTGGCTGA
- a CDS encoding HU family DNA-binding protein → MNKTELVASVAEKTAMTKKDAEKALNAVFASIEEALAKEEKVQVIGFGTFEVKAREARTGRNPQTGAEIKIPASKNPVFKAGKALKDSVNK, encoded by the coding sequence GTGAACAAGACTGAATTGGTGGCCAGTGTGGCCGAGAAGACAGCCATGACCAAAAAGGATGCGGAAAAAGCCCTGAATGCGGTATTTGCAAGCATCGAAGAAGCTCTTGCCAAGGAAGAAAAAGTACAGGTCATTGGCTTTGGCACTTTTGAAGTAAAAGCTCGTGAAGCTCGTACCGGCCGTAATCCGCAGACCGGCGCTGAAATTAAAATTCCTGCGTCTAAAAACCCTGTATTTAAAGCTGGCAAAGCTCTTAAAGACAGCGTTAATAAATAA
- the mazG gene encoding nucleoside triphosphate pyrophosphohydrolase yields MGKLTIVGLGPGNADLLTLGAVKAMQETSCLLLRTGRHPTVAELERLGLAFLTYDEVYETESSFEAVYQTITVDVLRRAEIADVVYAVPGSPVVAERTVQILCEQAPAWNISVEVLPGMSFVEILCVRLGVDPINGLTILDAADLERVCCGALPTGLVVTQVYNRQVASDVKLTLMEHYGDDYQVELVNHLGLADESVRSIPLCELDRQKDIDHLTSIYVPALNAKKEVEPFELDALTEVMDVLRSPEGCVWDRQQDHRSLRRYLLEETYEVLEAIEKDDMELLCEELGDLLLQVVFHARIAEENGRFSMQEVIDGVVDKMVRRHPHVFGEITVADAAEVLRNWERIKREEKDRAGVLDGVPREFPALLKACKLQGKAAKVGFDWPDVEPVWAKVAEELQELREAASEAAQEDELGDALFAMVNLARFLHVEPETALLKACLKFEKRFGFIEKQLQEKGVSWEQSSLTELDALWNAAKALE; encoded by the coding sequence ATGGGAAAATTGACAATCGTCGGTTTGGGACCTGGTAATGCGGATTTACTGACATTGGGGGCTGTAAAGGCTATGCAGGAGACCTCGTGTCTTTTGCTGCGTACTGGCCGCCACCCTACGGTAGCGGAGCTGGAGCGGTTAGGGCTTGCGTTTTTAACCTATGACGAAGTGTATGAAACAGAAAGCTCTTTTGAGGCGGTTTACCAAACGATTACGGTGGATGTACTGCGCCGCGCCGAAATAGCAGACGTGGTATATGCTGTGCCAGGCAGTCCGGTCGTAGCGGAGCGGACTGTGCAGATCCTTTGCGAACAGGCGCCGGCTTGGAATATTTCCGTGGAAGTGCTTCCAGGCATGAGCTTTGTGGAAATCCTTTGCGTACGCTTGGGCGTGGATCCGATTAACGGCCTGACTATTTTGGATGCGGCAGATTTAGAACGTGTTTGCTGCGGCGCGCTTCCGACAGGGCTGGTTGTTACGCAAGTCTACAACCGCCAGGTGGCTTCAGACGTCAAACTGACGCTGATGGAACACTATGGAGACGATTACCAAGTCGAGTTGGTTAATCACTTGGGTTTGGCAGATGAGAGCGTTCGCTCTATACCGTTATGCGAGCTGGACCGGCAGAAAGATATTGATCATTTGACTTCGATTTATGTGCCTGCCTTGAATGCCAAAAAGGAAGTGGAACCTTTTGAGCTAGACGCCTTGACGGAAGTTATGGACGTGCTTCGTTCACCCGAAGGGTGTGTTTGGGATCGGCAGCAGGATCACCGTTCGCTGCGGCGGTATCTGTTGGAGGAGACCTATGAAGTCTTGGAAGCGATCGAAAAAGACGACATGGAGCTTCTCTGCGAGGAACTGGGAGACCTTTTGTTGCAAGTTGTGTTTCACGCCCGCATTGCCGAAGAAAACGGACGTTTTTCTATGCAGGAAGTGATTGACGGCGTAGTAGATAAAATGGTGCGGCGTCATCCCCATGTATTTGGCGAAATTACCGTTGCCGATGCGGCGGAAGTTTTGCGTAACTGGGAGCGTATCAAACGCGAGGAAAAAGATCGCGCCGGTGTTCTAGACGGCGTTCCCCGTGAATTTCCGGCGTTGCTTAAGGCTTGCAAATTGCAAGGCAAGGCGGCTAAGGTGGGCTTTGACTGGCCGGATGTGGAACCGGTCTGGGCGAAGGTTGCTGAAGAGCTTCAGGAGTTGCGCGAGGCGGCCAGCGAAGCTGCTCAAGAAGACGAATTAGGTGATGCTTTGTTTGCGATGGTCAATTTGGCTCGGTTCTTGCATGTGGAACCGGAAACCGCTCTTTTGAAGGCTTGCTTGAAGTTTGAAAAACGCTTTGGCTTTATTGAGAAACAGTTACAAGAAAAAGGAGTTTCTTGGGAGCAATCTTCGTTAACGGAGTTGGATGCTCTGTGGAATGCGGCAAAAGCCTTAGAATAG
- a CDS encoding response regulator transcription factor yields the protein MMGSILIVDDEASIRELLRFNLQKEGYVVSEAADGLEALQLIKQQRPDLVLLDLMLPGMDGLEVCRRIKGQQGTAGIPIIMLTAKNEEVDKVLGLELGADDYQTKPFGLRELMARVKAVLRRSQKGSHGHSEISMGVLKMNFSRYEAWLGKEKLELTPKEYELLKLFITNTDRVFSREQLLEKVWGYEYFGDTRTVDVHVRHLRAKLAAAPEVAEAIETVRGVGYRFQDI from the coding sequence ATGATGGGCAGCATTTTAATTGTAGATGATGAGGCTTCCATTCGGGAGCTGTTACGCTTTAATCTTCAAAAAGAAGGATATGTGGTGTCGGAAGCGGCGGACGGCTTAGAGGCATTGCAACTGATCAAGCAGCAACGGCCCGACTTAGTGTTGCTTGATTTGATGCTTCCAGGTATGGATGGCTTGGAAGTGTGCCGCAGGATCAAAGGACAACAGGGAACTGCCGGCATCCCCATCATTATGCTGACGGCTAAGAATGAAGAAGTAGATAAAGTGCTGGGCCTGGAGCTGGGGGCGGATGATTATCAGACGAAGCCTTTTGGCTTACGGGAATTGATGGCTCGCGTCAAGGCCGTGTTGCGACGCAGTCAAAAAGGGAGCCATGGACATAGTGAGATATCCATGGGAGTCTTGAAGATGAACTTCAGTCGCTACGAAGCTTGGTTGGGTAAGGAGAAACTGGAACTGACTCCGAAGGAATATGAACTGCTGAAGCTTTTTATTACCAACACGGACCGCGTGTTCAGCCGAGAGCAGCTGCTGGAAAAGGTATGGGGTTATGAATATTTTGGCGACACTCGAACCGTAGATGTGCATGTGCGTCATTTGCGAGCCAAACTGGCGGCGGCGCCAGAGGTGGCAGAGGCTATCGAAACCGTGCGAGGCGTAGGCTATCGTTTTCAGGACATCTGA
- a CDS encoding polysaccharide biosynthesis protein produces MSSKDTFLRGALILTVAGIVVKLIGSVNRILLSRLLGGEGIGLYQMAYPIYLLALSVSSAGIPVAISILVAERVALSDYRGANRVFRISLALLTFTGVLFTILLYTGAGWLIEEQFVRDPRAYYALAALAPAIFFVTVLSSYRGYFQGLQMMTPTAVSQIFEQLLRVITMIALAFMLLPYGLEYAAAGASFGAGPGAMAGLAVLIYFYMRQRSQFKEKMATQPDLPPQSSWRIISRIVKLALPVSLANIMLPVVSSIDLFIVPARLEAAGYTVAAATELFGYLTGMAVALINLPTILTASLAVGLVPAISEAFTLGRKERIYDRTATAMRIANLITIPSFAGMCLLATPISQMLYGTPNAGDCIAILSFGIVLLGVHQVTTGVLQGLGHTTIPLVNMVASAIVKIGMSWYLTAMPELGIKGAAWATNVDFGVAALLNMYFVHRYVGFSLDWGHTLRTVASAAVMGIAVVFSFEGLIQTLHSNTLATLGAILLGATVYFAAMLVVGGVTAQEVEKIPRVGAKVTLYLQRMGLLRH; encoded by the coding sequence GTGAGTAGTAAAGACACCTTTTTGCGTGGCGCCTTGATTTTAACCGTTGCAGGGATTGTAGTTAAACTCATTGGCTCTGTGAATCGCATCTTATTGTCCCGCTTGTTGGGCGGTGAGGGGATTGGCTTGTATCAGATGGCCTATCCTATCTATTTGTTGGCTTTGAGCGTTTCTTCCGCAGGGATTCCTGTGGCTATTTCCATTTTAGTGGCGGAACGGGTGGCCTTGTCGGACTATCGGGGCGCTAACCGGGTATTTCGTATCTCTCTGGCATTGTTAACCTTTACCGGCGTCTTGTTTACCATTTTGCTGTATACAGGAGCGGGCTGGTTGATTGAGGAACAGTTTGTACGCGATCCTCGGGCGTATTACGCCTTGGCGGCCTTGGCGCCGGCTATCTTTTTTGTGACCGTTCTTTCAAGCTATCGTGGCTATTTCCAGGGCTTGCAAATGATGACGCCTACGGCGGTTTCGCAGATATTTGAACAATTGCTGCGAGTAATTACCATGATTGCGTTGGCTTTCATGCTGTTGCCCTATGGGTTGGAATATGCTGCAGCTGGCGCTAGCTTTGGTGCCGGACCGGGAGCTATGGCTGGTCTGGCGGTGCTGATTTACTTTTATATGCGCCAACGTTCGCAGTTTAAAGAAAAAATGGCGACCCAGCCGGATTTGCCGCCACAGTCCAGCTGGCGGATTATCAGTCGGATCGTAAAATTGGCGCTGCCGGTTTCACTGGCCAATATCATGTTGCCAGTTGTCTCCAGCATTGACTTATTTATTGTGCCTGCCCGGTTGGAAGCGGCAGGTTATACTGTCGCTGCGGCCACCGAACTCTTTGGTTATTTGACAGGCATGGCAGTGGCGTTAATCAATTTGCCGACGATTTTGACGGCTTCCTTGGCAGTGGGCTTGGTGCCGGCTATTTCGGAGGCCTTTACGCTGGGCCGCAAGGAACGGATTTATGACCGTACGGCGACAGCCATGCGTATTGCAAATCTAATTACCATTCCTAGTTTTGCCGGCATGTGTCTCTTGGCTACGCCGATTTCGCAGATGCTTTATGGAACGCCGAATGCCGGAGATTGTATTGCTATTTTGTCTTTTGGCATCGTTTTGCTGGGAGTACATCAGGTTACGACCGGCGTTTTGCAGGGATTGGGACATACAACGATTCCGTTGGTGAACATGGTGGCTTCAGCCATTGTCAAAATCGGTATGAGTTGGTATTTGACAGCTATGCCGGAGTTGGGTATCAAAGGGGCTGCTTGGGCGACCAATGTGGATTTTGGCGTGGCGGCGCTGCTGAACATGTATTTTGTGCATCGCTATGTTGGATTTAGCCTTGATTGGGGGCATACGCTGCGGACTGTGGCGTCAGCCGCGGTTATGGGTATTGCGGTGGTTTTTTCTTTTGAGGGCTTGATTCAGACGCTGCATAGCAATACCTTGGCTACGCTGGGGGCTATTTTGTTAGGGGCTACGGTTTATTTTGCCGCTATGCTTGTAGTTGGTGGTGTGACTGCGCAGGAAGTGGAGAAAATCCCACGTGTAGGCGCTAAGGTGACGCTGTATTTGCAGCGTATGGGCCTGCTGCGCCACTAG
- a CDS encoding insulinase family protein: MMMKSGFRLIATQTVAELASKAYTYEHEQSGARLVYLENDDENKVFSITFKTPPADHTGVPHILEHSVLCGSRKFPLKEPFVELIKGSLNTFLNAMTFPDKTMYPVASQNDKDFQNLMDVYLDAVFFPVIYEQPEVLMQEGWHYELETPEGELTYKGVVYNEMKGVFSSPESLVERKTLEALFPDTTYHFESGGDPDFIPQLTQEQFLDFHRRYYHPANSYIYLYGKMNIEEQLAFLDEAYLSRFRRQEGFVAEIERQSSFAAPLEVVVPYPVDASESQEGKAFFGLSQVVGEACDAELGLAFAILNHLLLGTPGAPLKQALIAAGIGQDVLGRYEDALVQPVFSILVRGAAADAGVKLRQVVRQTLQELVDKGIDKELLEASINRKEFELREANFGSHPKGLIYHIRMLDSWLYGGDPLLHLTYEPLLAKMKEGLVGRYFEELIERCLLHNSHQVLVAAVPEAGLEERRTEELRQKLAQIKETLAPAEVQRVCEQTKQLKARQTKPDSPEALASIPLLALKDIETKVARIPQQQREVEGRPVLLQPIFTNRIAYVNLYFDTTAVEQADLPYLFLLSSVLGKVDTCDGSYQQLAKEINLHTGGISYQTMALPKAYDAEAYKPRLLVKSKALLQKAPQLFRLLRSVCQGSRYDNLARLKELVAESKARMGLVMLEYGHTVALSRVLSYVSPVESYNESGVFTYYRFLEDLERNWADQAEKTSAALQRVAQRVFCLDRLQGGVTCEEEQYAEVEPLLQQFAAALPAGGLPSVSYCFELQAANEGLMTAGKVQYVAKAYNFAKLNYAYTGSMKVLETVLRFDYLWNRVRVQGGAYGAFARFDRNGNLAFASYRDPNLQETLQVYGEMEDYLRSFAVSEREMTKYIIGTMSQLDAPLTPSMKGEKAELMWLIELTWEQIQQERDAVLSTNAAKIKELAEVVGACMARNHICVVGNAGKLQEQADLFGKLVSVFS, translated from the coding sequence ATGATGATGAAATCCGGTTTTCGCCTAATAGCAACACAGACTGTTGCAGAACTGGCTTCTAAGGCTTATACGTATGAACATGAGCAAAGCGGTGCCAGACTGGTATATTTAGAAAACGACGATGAGAACAAGGTCTTTTCCATTACTTTTAAGACGCCCCCGGCGGATCATACCGGGGTACCGCACATTTTAGAGCATTCCGTTCTTTGCGGTTCCCGCAAGTTTCCGTTGAAAGAGCCTTTTGTCGAGTTGATCAAAGGCTCTTTGAATACATTTTTGAATGCGATGACCTTTCCAGATAAGACCATGTATCCTGTGGCCAGCCAGAATGATAAAGATTTTCAAAACTTAATGGATGTCTATTTAGATGCGGTGTTTTTCCCTGTTATTTATGAACAACCGGAAGTTCTGATGCAAGAAGGCTGGCACTATGAGTTGGAAACCCCGGAGGGAGAACTCACGTACAAGGGCGTTGTATATAACGAAATGAAGGGCGTATTTTCGTCGCCGGAATCCCTGGTGGAGCGCAAGACCTTGGAGGCTTTGTTTCCGGATACGACGTATCATTTTGAGTCGGGCGGCGATCCAGATTTTATTCCGCAGCTGACGCAAGAGCAGTTTTTGGATTTTCACCGCCGTTACTATCATCCGGCGAACAGCTATATCTATTTGTATGGCAAGATGAATATTGAAGAACAGCTGGCTTTTCTAGATGAGGCCTACCTAAGTCGGTTCCGGCGTCAGGAAGGCTTTGTGGCGGAGATCGAGCGACAGAGTTCGTTTGCGGCGCCGCTGGAGGTGGTAGTGCCGTATCCTGTCGATGCCAGTGAAAGCCAGGAAGGTAAGGCGTTTTTCGGCCTGAGCCAAGTGGTAGGCGAGGCTTGCGACGCGGAGCTGGGGCTAGCTTTTGCTATTTTGAATCATTTGCTGCTGGGTACGCCGGGAGCGCCGTTGAAGCAGGCGCTGATTGCCGCCGGTATCGGCCAAGATGTACTGGGGCGCTATGAAGACGCGTTGGTGCAGCCGGTATTTAGCATACTGGTGCGTGGAGCTGCAGCTGATGCTGGCGTTAAGCTGCGCCAGGTAGTGCGGCAGACGCTGCAAGAACTGGTTGATAAAGGGATTGATAAAGAACTTTTGGAAGCCTCTATCAATCGTAAGGAGTTTGAACTGCGCGAGGCCAATTTTGGTTCGCATCCTAAAGGGTTGATTTATCATATCCGGATGTTGGACAGTTGGCTGTATGGCGGCGATCCTTTGCTGCATCTGACTTATGAACCGCTCTTGGCCAAAATGAAAGAAGGGTTGGTTGGACGGTATTTTGAGGAGCTTATTGAACGTTGCTTGTTGCACAATTCGCACCAGGTTCTGGTGGCGGCCGTGCCGGAAGCTGGCTTGGAGGAGCGCCGCACGGAAGAGTTGCGCCAAAAGTTGGCTCAGATCAAGGAAACGCTTGCGCCTGCTGAAGTACAGCGTGTTTGCGAGCAGACCAAACAGCTCAAAGCCAGGCAGACCAAACCGGATAGTCCAGAAGCGCTGGCATCTATTCCGCTCTTGGCTCTAAAAGATATTGAAACGAAGGTGGCTCGCATTCCTCAGCAACAGCGCGAAGTGGAAGGTCGCCCGGTTTTGCTGCAGCCGATTTTTACGAACCGCATTGCATATGTCAATCTTTACTTTGATACTACCGCTGTCGAGCAGGCGGATTTGCCGTATCTCTTTTTGCTTTCCAGCGTTTTGGGCAAGGTGGATACCTGCGATGGTTCTTACCAGCAACTGGCTAAAGAGATCAATTTGCACACAGGGGGTATTTCCTACCAAACGATGGCGTTGCCCAAAGCATATGACGCAGAGGCCTATAAGCCGCGCTTGCTTGTAAAATCTAAGGCGCTGCTGCAAAAAGCACCGCAGCTTTTCCGACTGCTGCGTAGCGTTTGCCAAGGCAGCCGCTACGACAATCTGGCGCGTCTCAAGGAACTTGTGGCGGAAAGCAAGGCTCGCATGGGCTTGGTCATGTTGGAATACGGCCATACGGTAGCGCTCAGTCGCGTTCTTTCGTATGTATCTCCTGTGGAAAGTTATAATGAAAGCGGCGTTTTTACGTATTATCGCTTTTTGGAAGACTTGGAACGGAATTGGGCAGATCAGGCGGAAAAAACGTCGGCAGCGCTGCAGCGAGTGGCGCAGCGTGTGTTTTGCCTGGATCGTTTGCAAGGGGGCGTTACCTGCGAAGAAGAGCAGTACGCAGAAGTGGAACCTTTGCTGCAGCAGTTCGCCGCGGCATTGCCGGCAGGAGGACTGCCAAGCGTTTCCTATTGTTTTGAGCTGCAAGCGGCCAACGAAGGGCTGATGACGGCGGGGAAAGTGCAATATGTAGCCAAGGCCTATAATTTTGCCAAACTGAACTATGCGTATACAGGCAGCATGAAGGTACTGGAAACGGTGCTGCGCTTTGACTATCTTTGGAATCGCGTTCGTGTTCAGGGCGGGGCCTACGGGGCGTTTGCACGCTTTGACCGCAACGGGAATCTGGCCTTTGCTTCCTATCGGGATCCGAATTTGCAGGAAACGCTGCAGGTGTATGGGGAAATGGAAGACTATTTGCGGTCTTTTGCCGTATCGGAGCGGGAAATGACTAAATACATCATCGGCACCATGAGTCAGTTGGATGCGCCTCTTACTCCGTCGATGAAGGGGGAAAAGGCCGAACTAATGTGGCTGATAGAGTTGACGTGGGAACAAATACAGCAAGAGCGGGACGCCGTGCTTAGCACCAATGCCGCCAAGATTAAGGAACTGGCAGAGGTGGTGGGCGCCTGCATGGCGCGCAATCATATTTGCGTAGTAGGCAATGCCGGCAAGTTGCAAGAGCAGGCAGACCTGTTCGGAAAATTGGTTTCTGTTTTTTCGTAA
- the phoU gene encoding phosphate signaling complex protein PhoU, protein MNTSTRHNYDYELQGVRNDILQMGQMVITAIERSIQALVDLDMELACQVIQGDDAIDELELLLEERCVVLIARQQPLAKDLRILSTGLKISTDLERIGDHAFDIAKIAKRLGEGGNGHIKPLLDIPRMAGLATQMLRDALTAYVNMDVELADKVCQADDEVDALYNQLFRELLTYMLADPAVINDATQLIFVARYLERVADHTTNIAEWVIYLQTGQRLHKN, encoded by the coding sequence ATGAATACTTCGACGCGTCATAATTATGACTATGAACTTCAAGGTGTGCGCAATGATATTTTACAAATGGGACAGATGGTAATTACGGCGATTGAGCGTTCTATTCAGGCGCTGGTGGATTTGGACATGGAACTGGCTTGCCAGGTTATTCAAGGTGATGACGCCATCGACGAGTTGGAGCTCCTTTTGGAAGAGCGCTGCGTGGTGCTCATTGCCAGACAGCAGCCGTTGGCTAAAGATCTGCGTATACTTAGCACAGGGCTCAAGATTAGCACCGATCTGGAACGCATTGGCGATCATGCTTTTGATATTGCCAAAATTGCTAAACGCTTGGGTGAAGGCGGCAATGGCCATATCAAGCCGCTCCTGGACATACCGCGTATGGCCGGCTTGGCGACGCAGATGCTGCGTGACGCTCTGACGGCATATGTGAATATGGACGTGGAATTGGCGGATAAAGTTTGCCAGGCGGATGATGAAGTGGACGCTTTGTATAACCAGCTGTTTCGAGAACTTTTAACCTACATGCTGGCAGATCCGGCGGTCATTAATGACGCGACGCAGCTTATCTTTGTAGCGCGCTATTTGGAACGCGTAGCCGACCATACGACGAATATCGCCGAATGGGTCATCTATCTGCAAACTGGGCAGCGGTTGCATAAAAACTAA